A stretch of Bos taurus isolate L1 Dominette 01449 registration number 42190680 breed Hereford chromosome 5, ARS-UCD2.0, whole genome shotgun sequence DNA encodes these proteins:
- the TAB1 gene encoding TGF-beta-activated kinase 1 and MAP3K7-binding protein 1 isoform 1 (isoform 1 is encoded by transcript variant 1), whose product MAAQRRSLLQSEQQPSWTDDLPLCHLSGVGSASNRSYSADGKGTESHPPEDNWLKFRSENNCFLYGVFNGYDGNRVTNFVAQRLSAELLLGQLNTEHTEADVRRVLLQAFDVVERSFLESIDDALAEKASLQSQLPEGVPQHQLPPQYQKILERLKALEKEISGGAMAVVAVLLNNRLYVANVGTNRALLCKSTVDGLQVTQLNVDHTTENEDELFRLSQLGLDAGKIKQVGVICGQESTRRIGDYKVKYGYTDVDLLSAAKSKPIIAEPEIHGAQPLDGVTGFLVLMSEGLYKALEAAHGPGQANQEIAAMIDTEFAKQTSLDAVAQAVVDRVKRIHSDTFASGGERAKFCPRHEDMTLLVRNFGYPLGEMSQSAPSPAPASGGRVYPVSVPYSSAQSTSKTSVTLSLVMPSQGQLVNGAHSASTLDEATPTLTNQSPTLTLQSTNTHTQSSSSSSDGGLFRSRPAHSLPPGEDGRVEPYVDFAEFYRLWSVDHGEQSVVTAP is encoded by the exons ATGGCGGCGCAGAGGAGGAGCCTGCTGCAGAGT GAGCAGCAGCCCAGCTGGACGGATGACCTGCCGCTCTGCCACCTCTCGGGGGTCGGCTCAGCTTCTAACCGCAGCTACTCCGCTGACGGCAAGGGCACCGAGAGCCATCCACCAGAGGACAACTGGCTCAAGTTCCG AAGTGAGAACAACTGCTTCCTGTACGGGGTCTTCAATGGCTACGATGGCAACCGGGTGACCAACTTCGTGGCCCAGCGGCTGTCGGCGGAGCTCCTGCTGGGCCAGCTCAACACTGAGCACACCGAGGCCGACGTGCGGCGGGTGCTGCTGCAG GCTTTTGATGTGGTGGAAAGGAGCTTCCTGGAGTCCATTGATGACGCGCTGGCTGAGAAGGCGAGCCTCCAGTCTCAGCTGCCCGAG GGTGTCCCTCAGCACCAGCTGCCTCCTCAGTATCAGAAGATCCTCGAAAGACTCAAGGCCTTGGAGAAGGAGATCTCAGGAGGAGCCATGGCTGTCGTGGCAGTCCTTCTCAACAACAGGCTCTACGTGGCCAATGTCG GTACAAACCGTGCACTTCTATGCAAATCCACGGTGGACGGTCTGCAGGTGACGCAGCTGAACGTGGACCACACCACAGAGAATGAGGACGAGCTTTTCCGGCTCTCGCAGCTGG GTTTGGATGCAGGAAAGATCAAGCAAGTGGGGGTCATCTGTGGGCAGGAGAGCACCAGGCGCATTGGGGATTACAAGGTCAAGTACGGGTACACTGACGTCGACCTACTCAG TGCTGCCAAGTCCAAGCCGATCATTGCAGAGCCTGAAATCCACGGTGCACAGCCCCTGGATGGGGTGACAGGCTTCCTGGTGCTGATGTCCGAGGGGCTGTACAAGGCCCTGGAGGCAGCCCACGGGCCTGGGCAGGCCAACCAG GAGATCGCCGCCATGATCGACACGGAGTTCGCCAAGCAGACCTCGCTTGACGCGGTGGCCCAGGCGGTGGTGGACCGGGTGAAGCGGATCCACAGCGACACCTTTGCCAGTGGCGGGGAGCGTGCCAAGTTCTGTCCGAGGCACGAGGACATGACCCTGCTGGTGCGGAACTTTGGCTACCCGCTGGGCGAGATGAGCCAGTCCgcaccctccccagccccag CCTCTGGAGGACGCGTGTACCCCGTGTCCGTGCCTTACTCGAGCGCCCAGAGCACCAGCAAGACCAGCGTGACCCTGTCCCTCGTCATGCCCTCCCAGGGCCAGCTGGTCAACGGGGCCCACAGCGCTTCCACCCTGGACGAGGCCACTCCCACCCTCACCAA CCAGAGCCCAACCCTGACCCTGCAGTCCACCAACACGCACACCCAGAGCAGCAGCTCCAGCTCCGACGGGGGCCTTTTCCGCTCCCGGCCCGCCCACTCCCTCCCGCCTGGCGAGGATGGCCGCGTGGAGCCCTACGTGGACTTTGCCGAGTTCTACCGCCTCTGGAGCGTGGACCATGGCGAGCAGAGTGTGGTGACGGCGCCGTAG
- the TAB1 gene encoding TGF-beta-activated kinase 1 and MAP3K7-binding protein 1 isoform X1, with protein MKLMFWEGRQETEQQPSWTDDLPLCHLSGVGSASNRSYSADGKGTESHPPEDNWLKFRSENNCFLYGVFNGYDGNRVTNFVAQRLSAELLLGQLNTEHTEADVRRVLLQAFDVVERSFLESIDDALAEKASLQSQLPEGVPQHQLPPQYQKILERLKALEKEISGGAMAVVAVLLNNRLYVANVGTNRALLCKSTVDGLQVTQLNVDHTTENEDELFRLSQLGLDAGKIKQVGVICGQESTRRIGDYKVKYGYTDVDLLSAAKSKPIIAEPEIHGAQPLDGVTGFLVLMSEGLYKALEAAHGPGQANQEIAAMIDTEFAKQTSLDAVAQAVVDRVKRIHSDTFASGGERAKFCPRHEDMTLLVRNFGYPLGEMSQSAPSPAPASGGRVYPVSVPYSSAQSTSKTSVTLSLVMPSQGQLVNGAHSASTLDEATPTLTNQSPTLTLQSTNTHTQSSSSSSDGGLFRSRPAHSLPPGEDGRVEPYVDFAEFYRLWSVDHGEQSVVTAP; from the exons ATGAAGCTTATGTTCTGGGAAGGGAGACAGGAAACA GAGCAGCAGCCCAGCTGGACGGATGACCTGCCGCTCTGCCACCTCTCGGGGGTCGGCTCAGCTTCTAACCGCAGCTACTCCGCTGACGGCAAGGGCACCGAGAGCCATCCACCAGAGGACAACTGGCTCAAGTTCCG AAGTGAGAACAACTGCTTCCTGTACGGGGTCTTCAATGGCTACGATGGCAACCGGGTGACCAACTTCGTGGCCCAGCGGCTGTCGGCGGAGCTCCTGCTGGGCCAGCTCAACACTGAGCACACCGAGGCCGACGTGCGGCGGGTGCTGCTGCAG GCTTTTGATGTGGTGGAAAGGAGCTTCCTGGAGTCCATTGATGACGCGCTGGCTGAGAAGGCGAGCCTCCAGTCTCAGCTGCCCGAG GGTGTCCCTCAGCACCAGCTGCCTCCTCAGTATCAGAAGATCCTCGAAAGACTCAAGGCCTTGGAGAAGGAGATCTCAGGAGGAGCCATGGCTGTCGTGGCAGTCCTTCTCAACAACAGGCTCTACGTGGCCAATGTCG GTACAAACCGTGCACTTCTATGCAAATCCACGGTGGACGGTCTGCAGGTGACGCAGCTGAACGTGGACCACACCACAGAGAATGAGGACGAGCTTTTCCGGCTCTCGCAGCTGG GTTTGGATGCAGGAAAGATCAAGCAAGTGGGGGTCATCTGTGGGCAGGAGAGCACCAGGCGCATTGGGGATTACAAGGTCAAGTACGGGTACACTGACGTCGACCTACTCAG TGCTGCCAAGTCCAAGCCGATCATTGCAGAGCCTGAAATCCACGGTGCACAGCCCCTGGATGGGGTGACAGGCTTCCTGGTGCTGATGTCCGAGGGGCTGTACAAGGCCCTGGAGGCAGCCCACGGGCCTGGGCAGGCCAACCAG GAGATCGCCGCCATGATCGACACGGAGTTCGCCAAGCAGACCTCGCTTGACGCGGTGGCCCAGGCGGTGGTGGACCGGGTGAAGCGGATCCACAGCGACACCTTTGCCAGTGGCGGGGAGCGTGCCAAGTTCTGTCCGAGGCACGAGGACATGACCCTGCTGGTGCGGAACTTTGGCTACCCGCTGGGCGAGATGAGCCAGTCCgcaccctccccagccccag CCTCTGGAGGACGCGTGTACCCCGTGTCCGTGCCTTACTCGAGCGCCCAGAGCACCAGCAAGACCAGCGTGACCCTGTCCCTCGTCATGCCCTCCCAGGGCCAGCTGGTCAACGGGGCCCACAGCGCTTCCACCCTGGACGAGGCCACTCCCACCCTCACCAA CCAGAGCCCAACCCTGACCCTGCAGTCCACCAACACGCACACCCAGAGCAGCAGCTCCAGCTCCGACGGGGGCCTTTTCCGCTCCCGGCCCGCCCACTCCCTCCCGCCTGGCGAGGATGGCCGCGTGGAGCCCTACGTGGACTTTGCCGAGTTCTACCGCCTCTGGAGCGTGGACCATGGCGAGCAGAGTGTGGTGACGGCGCCGTAG
- the TAB1 gene encoding TGF-beta-activated kinase 1 and MAP3K7-binding protein 1 isoform 2 (isoform 2 is encoded by transcript variant 2), with translation MWWKGASWSPLMTRWLRRRASSLSCPRVSLSTSCLLSIRRSSKDSRPWRRRSQEEPWLSWQSFSTTGSTWPMSLSCSNSAAGTNRALLCKSTVDGLQVTQLNVDHTTENEDELFRLSQLGLDAGKIKQVGVICGQESTRRIGDYKVKYGYTDVDLLSAAKSKPIIAEPEIHGAQPLDGVTGFLVLMSEGLYKALEAAHGPGQANQEIAAMIDTEFAKQTSLDAVAQAVVDRVKRIHSDTFASGGERAKFCPRHEDMTLLVRNFGYPLGEMSQSAPSPAPASGGRVYPVSVPYSSAQSTSKTSVTLSLVMPSQGQLVNGAHSASTLDEATPTLTNQSPTLTLQSTNTHTQSSSSSSDGGLFRSRPAHSLPPGEDGRVEPYVDFAEFYRLWSVDHGEQSVVTAP, from the exons ATGTGGTGGAAAGGAGCTTCCTGGAGTCCATTGATGACGCGCTGGCTGAGAAGGCGAGCCTCCAGTCTCAGCTGCCCGAG GGTGTCCCTCAGCACCAGCTGCCTCCTCAGTATCAGAAGATCCTCGAAAGACTCAAGGCCTTGGAGAAGGAGATCTCAGGAGGAGCCATGGCTGTCGTGGCAGTCCTTCTCAACAACAGGCTCTACGTGGCCAATGTCG CTCAGCTGCTCCAATTCTGCTGCAGGTACAAACCGTGCACTTCTATGCAAATCCACGGTGGACGGTCTGCAGGTGACGCAGCTGAACGTGGACCACACCACAGAGAATGAGGACGAGCTTTTCCGGCTCTCGCAGCTGG GTTTGGATGCAGGAAAGATCAAGCAAGTGGGGGTCATCTGTGGGCAGGAGAGCACCAGGCGCATTGGGGATTACAAGGTCAAGTACGGGTACACTGACGTCGACCTACTCAG TGCTGCCAAGTCCAAGCCGATCATTGCAGAGCCTGAAATCCACGGTGCACAGCCCCTGGATGGGGTGACAGGCTTCCTGGTGCTGATGTCCGAGGGGCTGTACAAGGCCCTGGAGGCAGCCCACGGGCCTGGGCAGGCCAACCAG GAGATCGCCGCCATGATCGACACGGAGTTCGCCAAGCAGACCTCGCTTGACGCGGTGGCCCAGGCGGTGGTGGACCGGGTGAAGCGGATCCACAGCGACACCTTTGCCAGTGGCGGGGAGCGTGCCAAGTTCTGTCCGAGGCACGAGGACATGACCCTGCTGGTGCGGAACTTTGGCTACCCGCTGGGCGAGATGAGCCAGTCCgcaccctccccagccccag CCTCTGGAGGACGCGTGTACCCCGTGTCCGTGCCTTACTCGAGCGCCCAGAGCACCAGCAAGACCAGCGTGACCCTGTCCCTCGTCATGCCCTCCCAGGGCCAGCTGGTCAACGGGGCCCACAGCGCTTCCACCCTGGACGAGGCCACTCCCACCCTCACCAA CCAGAGCCCAACCCTGACCCTGCAGTCCACCAACACGCACACCCAGAGCAGCAGCTCCAGCTCCGACGGGGGCCTTTTCCGCTCCCGGCCCGCCCACTCCCTCCCGCCTGGCGAGGATGGCCGCGTGGAGCCCTACGTGGACTTTGCCGAGTTCTACCGCCTCTGGAGCGTGGACCATGGCGAGCAGAGTGTGGTGACGGCGCCGTAG
- the TAB1 gene encoding TGF-beta-activated kinase 1 and MAP3K7-binding protein 1 isoform 3 (isoform 3 is encoded by transcript variant 3): MTRWLRRRASSLSCPRVSLSTSCLLSIRRSSKDSRPWRRRSQEEPWLSWQSFSTTGSTWPMSLSCSNSAAGTNRALLCKSTVDGLQVTQLNVDHTTENEDELFRLSQLGLDAGKIKQVGVICGQESTRRIGDYKVKYGYTDVDLLSAAKSKPIIAEPEIHGAQPLDGVTGFLVLMSEGLYKALEAAHGPGQANQEIAAMIDTEFAKQTSLDAVAQAVVDRVKRIHSDTFASGGERAKFCPRHEDMTLLVRNFGYPLGEMSQSAPSPAPASGGRVYPVSVPYSSAQSTSKTSVTLSLVMPSQGQLVNGAHSASTLDEATPTLTNQSPTLTLQSTNTHTQSSSSSSDGGLFRSRPAHSLPPGEDGRVEPYVDFAEFYRLWSVDHGEQSVVTAP; this comes from the exons ATGACGCGCTGGCTGAGAAGGCGAGCCTCCAGTCTCAGCTGCCCGAG GGTGTCCCTCAGCACCAGCTGCCTCCTCAGTATCAGAAGATCCTCGAAAGACTCAAGGCCTTGGAGAAGGAGATCTCAGGAGGAGCCATGGCTGTCGTGGCAGTCCTTCTCAACAACAGGCTCTACGTGGCCAATGTCG CTCAGCTGCTCCAATTCTGCTGCAGGTACAAACCGTGCACTTCTATGCAAATCCACGGTGGACGGTCTGCAGGTGACGCAGCTGAACGTGGACCACACCACAGAGAATGAGGACGAGCTTTTCCGGCTCTCGCAGCTGG GTTTGGATGCAGGAAAGATCAAGCAAGTGGGGGTCATCTGTGGGCAGGAGAGCACCAGGCGCATTGGGGATTACAAGGTCAAGTACGGGTACACTGACGTCGACCTACTCAG TGCTGCCAAGTCCAAGCCGATCATTGCAGAGCCTGAAATCCACGGTGCACAGCCCCTGGATGGGGTGACAGGCTTCCTGGTGCTGATGTCCGAGGGGCTGTACAAGGCCCTGGAGGCAGCCCACGGGCCTGGGCAGGCCAACCAG GAGATCGCCGCCATGATCGACACGGAGTTCGCCAAGCAGACCTCGCTTGACGCGGTGGCCCAGGCGGTGGTGGACCGGGTGAAGCGGATCCACAGCGACACCTTTGCCAGTGGCGGGGAGCGTGCCAAGTTCTGTCCGAGGCACGAGGACATGACCCTGCTGGTGCGGAACTTTGGCTACCCGCTGGGCGAGATGAGCCAGTCCgcaccctccccagccccag CCTCTGGAGGACGCGTGTACCCCGTGTCCGTGCCTTACTCGAGCGCCCAGAGCACCAGCAAGACCAGCGTGACCCTGTCCCTCGTCATGCCCTCCCAGGGCCAGCTGGTCAACGGGGCCCACAGCGCTTCCACCCTGGACGAGGCCACTCCCACCCTCACCAA CCAGAGCCCAACCCTGACCCTGCAGTCCACCAACACGCACACCCAGAGCAGCAGCTCCAGCTCCGACGGGGGCCTTTTCCGCTCCCGGCCCGCCCACTCCCTCCCGCCTGGCGAGGATGGCCGCGTGGAGCCCTACGTGGACTTTGCCGAGTTCTACCGCCTCTGGAGCGTGGACCATGGCGAGCAGAGTGTGGTGACGGCGCCGTAG